TACTCTTTGTCTTGAGCGTCTCCGCTGGCAAATACACCAGGAATATTAGTCTTGGTGCTTTTGGGTTGAGTGATGATATACCCAACCTCATCCATATCTAATTGACCTTTAAATATATCGGTATTTGGTTTGTGACCAATGGCTATAAATAAACCTGTGATTTTTATTTCTTCTTTTTCTTGAGTTTCGTTATTAACCATTCTCAGTCCTTCTACCACTTGATCGCCCAAAACTTCATCGACTTCTGTGTTAAATCTAACATCGATATTTTTGGTATTAAAAACTCTGTGTTGCATAGCTTTTGACGCTCTCATAACATCTCTGCGGACCAACATGGTCACCGATTTACAGATTTTAGCGAGATAAGTTGCTTCTTCTGCGACGGTATCGCCACCACCAACAATGGCAACATCTTGACCTTTGTAAAAGAAGCCATCACAAACGGCACAAGCAGAAACGCCACCACCACGTAAGCGTTGTTCGCTTGGAATATTAAGGTATTTGGCTGAAGCACCTGTTGAAATTATGATGCTTTCGGCTTCAATCCACTTATTGTTGTCAATTTGAACTTTATGAATGCCGCCTTTTTCTTTGCTTAGCTCTGTTTTGGTAACCATTCCTATTCTTACATCTGTATCAAATCTTTCGGCTTGAGCTTTTAAGTCTTCCATCATTTTTGGTCAGTCAATGCCTTGAGGATAACCAGGAAAATTATCTACATCGGTTGTAGTTGTGAGTTGACCACCAGGCTCCATGCCAGTATATAAAACAGGTTTAAGATCTGCTCTTGCGGCATAAATAGTCGCTGTGTAACCTGCTGGACCCGAACCTATTATTAGGCATTTTACGCGTTCATTTGTGTTGTTCATCGTTTCTATATTTTACGCAAAAGTATTGTTTTTTATGAAATTTATATAAGGTTTTCGATAACTTTATGTTATACCAAATTAGAATGCATAATATTGATTTTAAACAAAAAAAAGCCGACTGTTGAGCCGGCTTACTGTTTAACCCTAAAATAATAGGTTACTGAATTAATTTTTGTATTTTTTCTTTCAGTGTTTTATCTTGAGTAGATGCTTTTGCAATGGCATGATAAGTTTCTACTTTTAAGCCTTGATTTTCAATCAAACGCTCCATGTTTTTTTGGATGTCTTCTTTTAAGTTTTCAATATTTTTTTTGACCAAATTGTATTTATCAATTTCAGATTTTGTCAGTTGATTTTTTTTGTCAGAATCTAATAATTTTAGGTGTATATCGGTAAATTCATCACCACTTAGTCCTGCTTTTTCAATAGCTGTCAATTTATTAAGTTGAAACGACATATTTTCATTTCTAATTTCTATATAAGCCTGGGCAAACTTTTCTATGGTTTGGTCTGAAAATGTTTTATTTTGACTCCAAGATAAAGTTGAAAGACAAACAAATAATGCAAAAACTATTTTTTTCATATTAAAAATTTTTATTTAACAAATATATTAATAATGAAATAATATCAAAGATTATGTTACATTTTTTTAGCATCTTCCCAATACTTATTCATATCATCAAAACTCATTTCATGAAGTTTGAGGTTTTTTTTCTTGGTTTGGTCTTCAAGGAATTTAAATCGTTTGATAAATTTTTTGTTAGTCAATTCTAAAGCTCTTTCGGGGTTAATGTTGTGATGTC
This genomic window from Flavobacterium sp. CS20 contains:
- a CDS encoding DUF4168 domain-containing protein, with amino-acid sequence MKKIVFALFVCLSTLSWSQNKTFSDQTIEKFAQAYIEIRNENMSFQLNKLTAIEKAGLSGDEFTDIHLKLLDSDKKNQLTKSEIDKYNLVKKNIENLKEDIQKNMERLIENQGLKVETYHAIAKASTQDKTLKEKIQKLIQ